CAATGGCCATTTGCTGTAGTTGTCATTTGCATTGCCATGCCAATTGATCTGAGTCCATGTTACATTGCAGCAAGAGGTTGCACAGTACAGAAGTACTAAAGCGGTTACTGTGAAGGGGAGGGACTGTCCTAATCCAATTATGAAGTTCCATGAAGCCAGTTTTCCAAGTAGGCACATCCATTAATATCTGACACATTCagttggaatatttatttctgatCTGGGCTAGTTTTCATGTAACCCCTTCACTTTTGCACAGCCTACGTGATGGATGTCATTAATAAAGCAGGCTGGTCAGAACCAACACCGATCCAAGCACAGGGTTGGCCACTGGCTTTGAGTGGCAAGGACATGGTTGGTATTGCACAGACTGGCTCTGGGAAAACTCTCTCGGTAAGTGTTAATATTAGCATTGACTATTCCAACAACTTAATTGCTCATAAAAATAAGAGGACTGATAGTCCATTTTACTGTAATGCAATGTCATTTTTCCCCTGCAGTACTTGTTGCCAGCAATCGTGCACATTAATCACCAGCCTTTCCTGGAACGTGGAGATGGCCCTATTGTAAGTACCCATGGTTATTCAAAGACTTGTATCTAACCTCTCATCCACCCAACATGGGTTTATGGTATTCAACCTTTCTTACAGTGCTTAGTGCTTGCCCCGACCCGTGAGCTGGCTCAGCAGGTCCAGCAGGTGGCAGCAGAGTATGGCAGAGCTTCTCGCCTGAagtctgtctgtgtttatgggGGTGCGCCCAAAGGGCCACAGCTCCGTGACCTGGATAGAGGTAAGTTCCACAACTGCTCTATGCATTTGGCTGATTTTAATCTATGGAATTTGGTGCTCATGATTGTTTATTATAGGTGTGGAGATTTGCATTGCCACACCTGGCAGGCTTATTGACTTCCTGGAGGCAGGAAAGACCAACATGCGTAGATGCACTTACCTGGTACTGGATGAGGCTGACCGAATGCTCGACATGGGTTTCGAACCACAAATCCGAAAAATTGTGGACCAAATCAGAGTGAGTTCTGTTGTGATGTGTTAGTCTACTGATCTCACTTGGGGACAGTTATCAAGGGAAATTCTGAAATGTTCCTTCTCTCCAGCCTGACCGACAGACGCTGATGTGGAGTGCCACTTGGCCCAAAGAGGTGCGCCAGCTGGCAGAGGACTTCCTGAAGGACTACGTCCAGATCAATGTGGGAGCTCTGCAGCTGAGTGCCAACCACAACATCTTGCAGATCGTGGATGTTTGCAATGATGGCGAGAAAGAAGACAAGTGAGTCGTGTCTGAACTGTCTTTTAAGTATATGTAATGTAATCCTGTATCCTTTTAAGTATATGTAATGACACTTTGTATATGTAATGACACTTTGTAATGACACTGTCAAGTCACTAATTCAATTCTTCCCTGCCTTTCCAGACTCCTCCGCCTTCTAGAGGAGATCATGAGTGAGAAGGAGAACAAAACCATAATCTTTACAGAGACCAAGAGGAGATGTGACGAGATCACTAGGAGGATGAGGCGGGATGGGTAAGTGACATCAATACTTTGTTCTTTGAACTCAGGGTAGTCATTTGTTTCACTGGACTAAATTGACACTTGCTCCTTTTAGTTGGCCAGCAATGGGCATCCATGGAGACAAGAGCCAGCAGGAGAGGGACTGGGTGCTCAATGGTGAGTTTATCACAAGAACCATTTATGACACACTTTTATGGCCAGCTATCaatttcttttcctttttcagaGTTCAAGTTTGGAAAGGCGCCAATTCTCATTGCCACAGACGTCGCCTCCAGGGGTCTAGGTTAGTTTCATTCTGTCCTTGGTACCTTGTACCAACTTTTTTCTGAAAGAAAGTGTTTCTTTCTGTAACTCTTCTGCCTTCTGAGTTTCTCCCCTATCTGAAGGAGCGGTCTTTTGAGGCAGGGCCTTGGCATGACACGCCCAGGTCtccagagggggaaggaggactcTTGGAGGTGTCCTGACTGGGACATCACCCAGTCACATACAGAGGTGGCGGGGCCCGAGTGCTGAATATCACGCTGGGCTGCCCAAATGGGGGCCTAAATGAGGGTTAGCTGCCGCACCCCTGTAAAtgcagctgttctctggcatCGGTTTGGACTGCTTCACACCCAAGCTCATGGCTCCACCAGGCTCTGCTGTTTCCATGTCTTGCATGTCGGTTTGGGCATTGTATTGCAAGTCATCGAATTCTGGAAGGTGTCGCTTTTCTCAAAGCATGTGTGACAATTGTGGCAGTTTCCTAAACTTCTGTTTTGAGACCAGTTGTAAGTCCCATTACACGTTCACCTCTGTAATGATATGGCTACTGGCGCTTAGTGTCAGTGGGTCATGTCAGTTGGCTGGGGACAAAATCCAAGCTCGCACTCCTCCCTCACCTGTGTTTCAAGTCATGTCGAGACCTGCCAACGAGAGACATTTGATCACGTGAACACTGGTTCTGGGAATATCTTGCCTTGAGACTGGGGGTACTTTTGTTATGGGTCACAGGAGTAAGTGGCTCCATTTTTAGATTTCCCCAATTGTTTATGGTCTTGGCAAGACGTTGCCTTTATAGCGAGCTTCTTATGAGTGTGTGGGAAGAAAGGGCCTTCATTATCACCATAAGGCCCTAGTTTTGGCACATGAAGAGGCAACAGTGCGCATAGTGGCCATACTGTGTAGAAGCACCCTGCAGTCACTTGACATTGTGTGGGAGTTTTCTGCAATGGGAATGGACTAGTGAATGCATACTCCTTTATGGTAAGACTTCTGATCCTTTTTTTGGGGAGGGGGCTGTTGAGAATTGAGGGTTATCTGGATTGGAAGCATTTGGAGTGTGCATCGTTTCTCTCTTCCCACCGTAGTATCCCCACGGATTTAGCCTTTCTGGAGTTATCTAATACTATTCTTTACAGCCTAGTGGAAAAACCAGCTACATCCAGTGAATGGTTGTACTAACTTTGCTCTTTTGGTCTGGCTGTTGTGGTGTGCATCTTTGTGCGCtcctttttgttttttttgccaCACTGCAACACATCCTACAGATGTTGAAGATGTGAAATTTGTCATCAACTTTGACTACCCCAACAACTCTGAGGACTATATTCACCGCATCGGCAGAACTGCCCGGAGCCAAAAGACTGGCACAGCCTACACCTTCTTCACCCCCAACAACATGAGGCAGGCCAGCGACCTCGTTGCTGTGCTCCGTGAGGCCAACCAGGCCATCAACCCTAAACTCCTCCAGATGGCGGACAGAGGAGGTAAATCTAATTGGTGAGATACAGGAACTGTGGTTCAGCTGCAGCCATTTTTTCCCCCCCTTTTTTTGTTGACGTGGATGGGTTTGGCACAGTCAAAGCTATGGGATCTTGATTCATTTTTGTTAAGCCATTTATTTACCCCCTACAGTGTTTTCCCATGTACCCATTTCATATCACTCGGAACTAGCATGAAAGCCCATTCTAATTTGTTCTTGTTTTTCCTTTCAGGTCATTCAAGGGGAGGCAGAGGTGGTAGTGGATTTAGGGATGACCGCCGGGACAGGTACTCCTCCGGGGGCAGGCGTGACTTCAGTAGCTTTAGGGACAGGGAAAACGATAGAGGTTTTGACAGTGGACCAAAGAAAGTCTTTGGCACAAATTCACAGAGTGGAGGTTATGGGGCAAGTGGCTTTGACAAAAGCGGCAATGGTTTTGGCGGCGGCTACGGCACCAACGGCCAGTCAAACTATGGTGCCAGCCAGACCGGGGTGTTCCCAACGCAGAACTTCCAGGCCCCACAGTTTAGTGCCAACCAAGGCGGTGCACAGAGTGGCATGAGCCATCAACAGTTCCCCTTCACACAGCAACAAGCACCACAGCCCATGGTGCCTTACCCAATGCCCCCTCAATTCCCACAGTAAACATGAAAGTAAAGATGGTAAATTATTGCTTTTTTGTCTTGTTTAGTCCTATACTCTATCCAAAATTGTACTGTTTAATTTTTTACACCAGGGTTCAACCAATTTTTGATCCTCTAAAGTCCCTGTGGCGGGGTGGTCCTGCAGCGCAGCAATAGCGATGGCGCACAATTTTTGCTTTCTTTTACTTATTTAATTTGTTACATTCCTCAGTAACGTTTAGTCTTTTGTACTAGTTATTGCAGATGTATTGTTTTGTCCCACCTGTACCATTTAAAGTGATATGTTAAGATCTTAACTGGGAGGCACTGCATGGCCTTTCGCAATAAAAACCAAAAATACCTATCTTGTTGTCTTATTCTTTACACCATTACATGAGTTTTTCAGTCTGAAAAGGTAAATGGATTAATTCTCAGGAGCAATATGGAATGAATATTTTGTCTAGAGGGATACATGAACATGGTCAGTTGCTTAAATTGGTCAATGCTCACGGTTGTCTATTACACTTGACTATGTGGCACTGGTGTTATGGCTTGCAGTTGATGCAACATCAATGTACTAGTGTACTTGGATTTAAAGACTTCATCCagagatttaaaaaaattaaGATTTCAAGGAGTTCTGTGAATTCTCATTGGACTCATGTTGCAACACAATAGAACACCCCTTGTGCTATTGTGACTGTCAGCTTGTTGATGTGCCTTTTATGTGAATCAAAGCTTAAACAACCTCTGCCCTTAGTGGCAGGTTGCAGACAGTACCCAGTTAAATTTCCCCTCATTGACCAGATGGCTAACTGCGCAAGGATGTCTGCAGATACCCATTTGTTGTGCTCAACATGCTGAGGCAAATATGCACATTGCCTTGCAGGTGTTGTCTGCTTTCCAATCCTAGGAAAGGCTCTGACCTGGCTGGTTTATTAACGTTAAGTTCGGCTTCATGGTTTCTTCCACTGTTAGTAGTGTGGCGTCTATAGTACCTAATGCAGTAAGAGAATCTGTACTGGACACACTACCAGCTGTTGTCTTGAACACAACCTAAATATTGATATGAGTGGCTGCTATTGAAAGGAAAATTCAGTCAATTTCATGAAGCCATCTGATCCATGAAGGCATTTTATGGCCTGTATTACTCACCATTTACCAAACATGTTTCTCTGCCTGCTTTTACTGCAACACATGAAaccatcctctcccatccctcttagCAAGCTGGTGAGGGTTGGGTAACTGGTTTGCCCTGTCTGCCCAAAGGTGTTGACAGGGACTTGTTTGGGTGGAGTGACACACATTAAAGCTCAACCCAGCTCAAACTGTATTAAACATGTTTTGACAGCTTGTACTGTATCCTTTCTAGATGGCAAGCAGATTGTGATGTCTGACCCTGCTAGAGAAAAGCACAACTCATGAACTCCGTTTCTTCTAGATGGCTTGAGGGTGAGAGATACACATTTTCACAGCCGTGATGATCTGAATGGCCCTAAAGTACATTACAtgacaaagtatgtggacaactgctcttcgaacatctcattccaaaatcatggccgttaatatggagttggttcccctttacagctataacagcctctactcttctaggaaggctttccactagatgttggaccaTTGCTGTGGGGATTTGCTTCCATACCTCCACTAGAGTATTAGTGAAGTTggccactgatgttgggcgattaggcctggctcgcagtcggtgttccaattcaaatcaaatttatttatatagcccttcatatatcagctgatatctcaaagtgctgtacagaaacccagcctaaaactccaaacagcaagcaatgcaggtgttgaagcacgttggctaggagaaactccatagaaaggccaaaacctaggaagaaacctagagaggaaccaggctatgagggttggccagtcctcttctggctgtgccgggtggagattataacagaacatggccaagatgttcaaatgttcagaaatgaccagcacggtcaaataataggtctgggacaggtagcacgtccggtgaataggtcaggattccatagccgcaggcagaacagttgaaactggttctgaggttgtcctgaggcatggtcctagggctcaggtcctcagagagaaagaaagagaattagagagagaatacttaaattcacacaggacaccggataagacaggagaaggactccagatataacaaactgaccctagccccgacacaaactactgcagcataaatactggaggctgagacaggaggggtcaggagacactgtggccccatccgatgataccccccggACAGGttcaaacaggaaggatataaccccacccactttgccaaagcacagcccccacacctctagagggatatcttcaaccaccaacttaccatcctgagacaaggccgagtatagcccacaaagatctccgtcacggcacaacccaagggtggacaccaacccagacaggaagatcacatcagtgactcaacccactcaagtgacgcacccctcctagggacggcatgaaagagcaccagtaagccagtgactcagcccctgtaatagggttagaggcagagaatcccagtggagagaggggaaccggccaggcagagacagcaagggcggttcgtttctccagagcctttccgttcaccttcacacttctgggccagactacactcaatcatatgacccactgaagagatgagtcttcagtaaagacttaaaggttgagaccgagtctgcgtctctcacatgggtaggcagaccattccataaaaatggagctctataggagaaagccctgcctccagctgtttgcttagaaattctagggacaattaggaggcctgcgtcttgtgaccgtagcgtacgtgtaggtatgtacggcaggaccaaatcggaaagataggtaggagcaagcccatgtaatgctttgtaggttagctgtaaaaccttgaaatcagcccgtgccttgacaggaagccagtgtagggaggctagcactggagtaatatgatcaattattttggttctagtcaggattctagcagccgtatttagcactaactgaagtttatttagtgctttatccggtagccggaaagtagagcattgcagtagtctaacctagaagtaacaaaagcatggatacatttttctgcatcatttttggacagaaagtttctgatttatgcaatgttacgtagatggaaaaagctgtccttgaaacagtcttgatatgttcttcaaaagagagatcgggGTCCAGAATAACGCCgatgtccttcacagttttatttgagacgactgtacaaccattaagattaattgtcagattcaacagaagatctctttgtttcttgggacctagaacaagcatctctgttttgtccgagtttaaaagtagaaagtttgcatccatccacttccttatgtctgaaacacaggcttctagcgagggcaattttggggcttcaccatgtttcattgaaatgtacagctgtgtgtgtcGTGGAAatgtcctctatttaccaaatcatgggagcaaaccacacacacaagtcagagttagttataagagtccatctttaattatatgagctctatcacaatcctgtgactctcagatgaattcagtgtctctcaattaattctctgagagcccccttacaatgcaactgagatcctttaatagcaaagaacacacatagtcagacagctagacataattcatcgttcagctttgtctcctttctcaaaccccagaaccataaaccaatcctccatatcaacaggcatataagaaattgtcatttagatacaaccaaccctaaatacaaccaatcctggacaaactcatggagaggagaatgaggctataggttaagataaaaGGGAGCatgagaatgattccagacactgccaccctcctttccccactagaaaaaggtagggagtaaaagatatgtttacacatgatgacactttgacctctcctctctccgcggcccatgcaacttattcttgacatagaacagataactgcaacctcgccacagtattatacaaaaataccattctgatgagaagtaacttacacacatttgatgaatataaaacatcttaaatatgttaccaacaaattctgatccttccacgacatgtgtc
This region of Oncorhynchus gorbuscha isolate QuinsamMale2020 ecotype Even-year unplaced genomic scaffold, OgorEven_v1.0 Un_scaffold_5102, whole genome shotgun sequence genomic DNA includes:
- the LOC124018439 gene encoding probable ATP-dependent RNA helicase DDX5 isoform X2; this translates as MPGFSDRDRGRDRGYGSGPPRFGGGGRGGGGGGKFGNPGDRLRKKHWNLDELSKFEKNFYQEHPDVTRRSPQEVAQYRSTKAVTVKGRDCPNPIMKFHEASFPTYVMDVINKAGWSEPTPIQAQGWPLALSGKDMVGIAQTGSGKTLSYLLPAIVHINHQPFLERGDGPICLVLAPTRELAQQVQQVAAEYGRASRLKSVCVYGGAPKGPQLRDLDRGVEICIATPGRLIDFLEAGKTNMRRCTYLVLDEADRMLDMGFEPQIRKIVDQIRPDRQTLMWSATWPKEVRQLAEDFLKDYVQINVGALQLSANHNILQIVDVCNDGEKEDKLLRLLEEIMSEKENKTIIFTETKRRCDEITRRMRRDGWPAMGIHGDKSQQERDWVLNEFKFGKAPILIATDVASRGLDVEDVKFVINFDYPNNSEDYIHRIGRTARSQKTGTAYTFFTPNNMRQASDLVAVLREANQAINPKLLQMADRGGKSNWSFKGRQRW
- the LOC124018439 gene encoding probable ATP-dependent RNA helicase DDX5 isoform X1, which encodes MPGFSDRDRGRDRGYGSGPPRFGGGGRGGGGGGKFGNPGDRLRKKHWNLDELSKFEKNFYQEHPDVTRRSPQEVAQYRSTKAVTVKGRDCPNPIMKFHEASFPTYVMDVINKAGWSEPTPIQAQGWPLALSGKDMVGIAQTGSGKTLSYLLPAIVHINHQPFLERGDGPICLVLAPTRELAQQVQQVAAEYGRASRLKSVCVYGGAPKGPQLRDLDRGVEICIATPGRLIDFLEAGKTNMRRCTYLVLDEADRMLDMGFEPQIRKIVDQIRPDRQTLMWSATWPKEVRQLAEDFLKDYVQINVGALQLSANHNILQIVDVCNDGEKEDKLLRLLEEIMSEKENKTIIFTETKRRCDEITRRMRRDGWPAMGIHGDKSQQERDWVLNEFKFGKAPILIATDVASRGLDVEDVKFVINFDYPNNSEDYIHRIGRTARSQKTGTAYTFFTPNNMRQASDLVAVLREANQAINPKLLQMADRGGHSRGGRGGSGFRDDRRDRYSSGGRRDFSSFRDRENDRGFDSGPKKVFGTNSQSGGYGASGFDKSGNGFGGGYGTNGQSNYGASQTGVFPTQNFQAPQFSANQGGAQSGMSHQQFPFTQQQAPQPMVPYPMPPQFPQ